A single genomic interval of Granulicella tundricola MP5ACTX9 harbors:
- a CDS encoding serine hydrolase domain-containing protein, giving the protein MNSRREFVRWCAALSVSGVAVGDRGLFAQASGAVQGTATPASLAAVVALMTELMEKQGVSAGQIAVCKDGGLVLSKAFATKPPAGFAAVNSQSLFRIASCSKMFTCAAITRLRSRGDLDMDAKVFPMLGINAPAMPKDKPDPRIDEITVRQLVDHAGGWNDHESVVAKDGTHVPGTEWDPMSGTRQIALEMHLDRPATKLELAQYMYGKKLQFAPGSQNFNSTAKKSYSNVGYMLLGLVIEKVSGGPYLDFIRTELGPESDTSNVYLSRLLEKTKNPREVWYTSSRSGPTQLNPRSGEVLSEAYGGAYLPEQHESAGGLMTNAETLALFASKNAVWGLGGRSARSGRSGSLPGTSSFTCSRPNGVDGAFILNTRDFRDGEAKLDEFIGALQGLLDRV; this is encoded by the coding sequence ATGAACTCAAGACGTGAGTTTGTGCGGTGGTGTGCGGCTTTGTCGGTTTCTGGAGTGGCGGTAGGGGACCGCGGGTTGTTCGCACAGGCGAGCGGTGCGGTGCAGGGTACGGCTACGCCGGCGAGTCTGGCGGCTGTTGTGGCGCTGATGACGGAGCTCATGGAGAAGCAGGGGGTGAGCGCTGGTCAGATTGCGGTCTGCAAGGATGGCGGGCTGGTGCTGAGCAAGGCGTTTGCGACGAAGCCTCCGGCGGGCTTTGCGGCGGTGAACTCGCAGAGTCTTTTCCGGATTGCGAGCTGCAGCAAGATGTTTACGTGTGCGGCGATTACCAGGCTGCGCTCACGGGGCGACCTGGATATGGATGCGAAGGTGTTTCCGATGCTCGGAATCAACGCTCCGGCGATGCCGAAGGATAAGCCCGATCCGCGGATCGACGAGATTACGGTGCGGCAGCTGGTGGATCATGCCGGGGGCTGGAACGATCATGAGAGCGTGGTGGCGAAGGATGGGACGCATGTTCCGGGGACTGAGTGGGACCCGATGTCCGGGACTCGGCAGATTGCGCTGGAGATGCACCTGGACCGGCCGGCGACGAAGCTTGAACTGGCTCAGTATATGTACGGGAAGAAGCTGCAGTTTGCGCCGGGGAGTCAGAACTTCAACAGCACGGCGAAGAAATCGTACTCGAATGTGGGGTACATGCTGCTGGGGCTGGTGATCGAGAAGGTGAGCGGTGGGCCGTACCTGGACTTTATCCGGACGGAGTTGGGGCCGGAGAGCGATACGTCGAATGTGTATCTTTCGCGGTTGCTGGAGAAGACGAAGAATCCGCGGGAGGTCTGGTATACGAGTTCGCGGTCCGGGCCGACGCAGTTGAATCCGCGATCAGGCGAGGTGCTCTCCGAGGCGTATGGCGGGGCGTATCTGCCTGAGCAGCATGAGAGTGCGGGCGGATTGATGACGAACGCGGAGACGCTGGCGCTGTTTGCGTCAAAGAATGCGGTGTGGGGGCTGGGCGGGAGGTCGGCGCGGTCGGGACGGAGCGGGAGCCTGCCGGGGACGAGCAGCTTCACCTGCAGCAGGCCGAATGGGGTGGACGGTGCGTTCATTCTGAATACGAGGGACTTCAGAGACGGCGAGGCGAAGCTGGATGAGTTCATCGGGGCGCTGCAGGGACTGCTGGACCGGGTGTGA
- a CDS encoding catalase family protein, whose translation MSGFVRYSDSVEVLQPGEEQTFDEITATLLDISKKVGERQRHTVRSVHAKSHALLKAEVTVLDGLPEQLRQGLFAKPGSYGAIMRFSTNPGDILSDHISTPRGLAIKIVGVEGEMVPSHAGEVTQDLVMVNGKAFAAPNAAGFLKGLKTLDAHANDSEALKQTVSSVAQVAESALETVGGKSPTLLGFGHPPTNPLGETFSTVVPLRYGDYFGKIELVPVSKNLVDLCGKHLENAREWNALKDSNVKFFAHETSIWELRVQLCTDLDKMPVEKADVPWDETLSPYVTVAQVTVKAQEAYSDARRVYVDEELSFNPWHCLAAHRPLGNVMRARFKAYKASTKFRHAAEGRVMVEPKSIEELPG comes from the coding sequence ATGAGTGGATTTGTGCGTTACAGCGATTCGGTTGAGGTGCTGCAGCCTGGGGAGGAACAGACCTTCGATGAGATCACGGCGACCTTGCTGGATATCTCGAAGAAGGTCGGCGAGCGGCAACGGCATACGGTGCGTAGCGTTCATGCGAAGAGCCATGCACTGCTGAAGGCCGAGGTGACGGTGTTGGACGGGTTGCCGGAGCAGCTGCGGCAGGGTTTGTTTGCGAAGCCGGGCAGTTATGGGGCGATCATGCGTTTTTCGACCAATCCTGGGGACATCCTTTCTGATCACATCTCGACACCGCGGGGGCTGGCGATCAAGATTGTTGGGGTTGAAGGTGAGATGGTGCCGAGTCATGCGGGTGAGGTCACGCAGGACCTGGTCATGGTGAATGGGAAGGCGTTTGCCGCGCCGAACGCCGCGGGGTTTCTGAAGGGGCTGAAGACGCTGGACGCTCATGCGAACGACTCCGAGGCGCTGAAGCAGACGGTGTCATCCGTGGCGCAGGTGGCGGAGTCTGCGCTTGAGACGGTGGGCGGCAAGAGTCCTACGCTGCTGGGTTTTGGGCATCCTCCTACGAATCCTTTGGGCGAGACTTTCTCGACCGTCGTGCCGTTGCGGTATGGGGACTACTTCGGCAAGATCGAACTAGTGCCGGTCTCGAAGAACCTTGTGGACCTTTGTGGCAAGCATCTGGAGAACGCTCGCGAGTGGAATGCGCTGAAGGACTCGAATGTGAAGTTCTTTGCGCACGAAACCTCCATCTGGGAGCTGCGGGTCCAGCTTTGCACCGATCTGGACAAGATGCCGGTGGAGAAGGCGGATGTGCCGTGGGACGAGACGCTGAGCCCCTATGTGACGGTGGCGCAGGTGACGGTTAAGGCGCAGGAGGCGTACTCCGATGCGCGGCGGGTGTATGTGGATGAGGAGTTGAGCTTCAACCCGTGGCACTGCCTTGCGGCGCATCGTCCGCTGGGGAACGTGATGCGGGCGCGGTTCAAGGCGTACAAGGCTTCGACGAAGTTCCGGCACGCGGCTGAGGGACGGGTGATGGTTGAGCCTAAGTCGATTGAGGAGTTGCCGGGTTGA
- a CDS encoding ATP-binding cassette domain-containing protein, with protein sequence MTVTEPLLDVRDLTIAFGGKPVVHSISLSIAPGETLGLVGESGSGKSATSFALMRLLPPSATITGSIRLEGHPILTLPEPQMRTLRGSAVSMIFQEPMTALNPVMRIGDQIGESLLAHHPRTPRAELRARVIAAMQEVGLPNPEQRLRDYPYQFSGGQRQRILIASALINRPRLLIADEPTTALDVTVQAQILDLLRKLRRTHNLSILFISHDLAVISQIADRVAVMQHGRIVETAATADLFRDPQHPYTRKLLASAPTMQTDRSKPLATLA encoded by the coding sequence ATGACCGTGACTGAACCTCTGCTCGACGTCCGTGACCTCACTATCGCCTTTGGCGGCAAGCCTGTCGTTCATTCGATCTCGCTCTCCATTGCGCCGGGGGAGACGCTGGGCCTGGTCGGCGAGTCTGGCTCGGGCAAGTCTGCTACCTCCTTTGCCCTGATGCGGCTGCTGCCGCCTTCGGCGACGATCACAGGCTCCATCAGGCTTGAGGGCCACCCGATCCTGACTCTTCCCGAGCCGCAGATGCGCACGCTCCGCGGCTCCGCCGTCTCCATGATCTTTCAGGAACCGATGACGGCGCTGAATCCGGTCATGCGCATCGGCGACCAGATTGGTGAGTCGCTGCTGGCGCACCATCCTCGTACGCCCCGTGCGGAGCTTCGTGCGCGTGTTATCGCGGCCATGCAGGAGGTTGGGCTGCCGAATCCTGAGCAGCGCCTGCGGGACTACCCGTACCAGTTCTCCGGCGGCCAGCGCCAGCGAATCCTCATTGCCAGTGCGCTGATCAATCGTCCGCGATTGCTGATCGCGGACGAGCCTACGACTGCGCTCGACGTGACCGTGCAGGCCCAGATCCTCGACCTGCTGCGTAAGCTGCGGCGTACCCACAACCTTTCCATTCTCTTCATCTCCCACGATCTGGCTGTGATCAGCCAGATTGCCGATCGTGTCGCGGTCATGCAGCACGGCCGGATTGTGGAGACTGCCGCTACCGCCGATCTGTTCCGCGACCCGCAGCATCCCTATACGCGGAAGCTGCTGGCCAGCGCTCCGACCATGCAGACCGACCGTAGTAAGCCGCTTGCCACGCTTGCTTGA
- a CDS encoding metallophosphoesterase family protein: MRALILSDIHGNLEALEAVLFAAEGKYDEIWNLGDMVGYGASPNQVIDRIRPISAVVVRGNHDRVCCGLTSPNGFNPVARAAALWTRAELTPENLDWLRNVPQGPISPNFEGITCAHGSPLDEDRYILTMRDAWAPLQQSPAPITFFGHTHIQGGFSQRDHNWHDLRPAYERRTDTRSEPVQWTLPLEPETRHLINPGSVGQPRDHDWRAAYAIFDSEAAEIVFHRTPYDVMTTQGRILMAELPERLASRLREGR; the protein is encoded by the coding sequence ATGCGCGCTCTTATCCTCTCCGATATCCACGGGAACCTCGAAGCACTGGAAGCCGTCCTCTTCGCCGCTGAAGGCAAGTACGACGAGATCTGGAACCTGGGCGACATGGTCGGCTACGGTGCCAGCCCCAACCAGGTCATCGACCGCATCCGGCCCATCTCCGCCGTCGTCGTCCGCGGCAACCACGACCGCGTCTGCTGCGGCCTCACCAGCCCCAACGGCTTCAACCCCGTAGCCCGCGCCGCCGCCCTCTGGACCCGCGCCGAGCTCACCCCGGAGAACCTGGACTGGCTCCGCAACGTCCCCCAGGGCCCCATCAGCCCCAACTTCGAGGGCATCACCTGCGCCCACGGCTCCCCGCTCGATGAAGACCGCTACATCCTCACCATGCGCGACGCCTGGGCGCCGCTGCAACAGAGCCCGGCCCCCATCACCTTCTTCGGCCACACCCACATCCAGGGCGGCTTCTCCCAGCGCGACCACAACTGGCACGATCTCCGCCCCGCCTACGAGCGCCGCACAGACACCCGCAGCGAGCCCGTCCAGTGGACCCTGCCGCTCGAGCCCGAGACCCGCCACCTCATCAACCCCGGGTCGGTGGGTCAACCCCGCGACCACGACTGGCGTGCCGCCTACGCCATCTTCGATTCGGAAGCCGCAGAGATCGTCTTCCACCGAACGCCGTACGACGTGATGACCACCCAGGGCCGCATCCTCATGGCCGAACTGCCCGAACGCCTGGCGTCGCGCCTCCGCGAAGGACGCTGA
- a CDS encoding ribbon-helix-helix domain-containing protein: MPEPSVLHITLSEETLEFVRSKVASGKYQSESDVVTDCLDVFRQDEEEHKRFEQEVVGPAYDELKANPSHSISIEEVERSLEARRQARQLANQ; the protein is encoded by the coding sequence ATGCCCGAGCCATCAGTTCTCCACATCACCCTCTCGGAAGAAACGCTGGAGTTTGTACGTAGCAAAGTCGCGAGTGGCAAGTATCAGTCTGAAAGTGACGTGGTTACCGACTGCCTCGACGTTTTCAGGCAGGATGAAGAAGAACACAAGCGCTTTGAGCAGGAAGTCGTCGGCCCTGCTTACGATGAGTTGAAGGCCAATCCTTCGCACTCCATCTCGATTGAAGAGGTGGAGAGAAGTCTGGAAGCCAGGCGCCAAGCCCGACAGCTAGCTAACCAATGA
- a CDS encoding type II toxin-antitoxin system RelE/ParE family toxin → MSYSVVFSPRAKRQLERLEDYLAERFYPANAERYIHRLTRACHSLALMPFKGTKRDDLRPGIRTIGFERRVTIYFAVESDQVQIISILYGGRSEHE, encoded by the coding sequence ATGAGCTACTCGGTGGTGTTCTCGCCGAGGGCTAAGAGACAGCTTGAGCGACTAGAAGACTATCTTGCCGAACGCTTCTACCCCGCAAATGCAGAGCGTTACATACACCGCCTAACAAGGGCCTGCCACTCGCTCGCGCTCATGCCGTTCAAGGGAACAAAGCGAGACGATCTCCGCCCGGGCATAAGGACGATCGGCTTTGAGCGCAGAGTGACCATCTACTTCGCGGTTGAGTCCGACCAGGTTCAGATCATCAGCATCCTCTACGGGGGGCGGAGCGAACACGAATAA
- a CDS encoding ABC-F family ATP-binding cassette domain-containing protein, producing MLQLSGAGKRFGQKLLFEDVNWLITPDERTGLVGGNGTGKSTLLKVLAGRESLDYGVSSRTKGMTLGYLPQDGLALRGKTVFEECLSVFDDLRGLEGEAEELSGKLAEFAPGSAEYEAAAARYGHVTDLMHAHDIYTLDYQVGTVLGGLGFGREDWERRTEEFSGGWQMRIALAKLLLEKPSLLLLDEPTNHLDLETRNWLEDYLRNYENAFVLISHDRYFLDQTVSKTTELWNKKAHFYFGNYEKYLKQKEERRTQIMSAYKNQQDRIQDLEAFINRFRAQATKAKQVQSRIKELEKIERIEVPEEEATIHFSIPQPPASGRTVIEVNNLTKIYPTRDGLGTKTILKDVSFSIDRGDRIALVGANGAGKSTLIRMLSQLEDPTSGEIKLGHNVLADYFAQDQYKVLDGAAKMLDDISGIAPKVPVVELRSLLGCFMFSGDDVFKTLGVLSGGERNRYAMAKMLVSPANMLLLDEPTNHLDLRAKDVLLDAIRKFSGTVLFVSHDRYFIDGLATRVFEVEDKRVHVYPGNYEDYLWRKQGGPEKVQSSFTAPKPEPVAVPVASVVVEAKKPAVKKLNPIKLKLLEDEVSAAEEAIGEWERRIEAAEAKLGVFTTADEQQRGSAELDRLRTEHAELLAVWEKLGMELEEQRD from the coding sequence ATGCTACAGCTTTCAGGTGCGGGAAAACGGTTTGGACAGAAACTGCTGTTTGAAGATGTGAACTGGCTGATTACGCCGGACGAGCGTACGGGGCTCGTGGGTGGGAACGGAACGGGTAAGTCTACGCTGCTGAAGGTCCTCGCCGGACGTGAGTCGCTCGATTATGGCGTAAGCTCCCGCACAAAAGGGATGACCCTGGGCTATCTCCCCCAGGACGGTCTGGCTCTCCGCGGGAAGACAGTCTTTGAGGAGTGCCTGAGTGTCTTCGACGATCTCCGTGGCCTGGAAGGCGAGGCGGAGGAACTCAGCGGCAAGCTGGCGGAGTTCGCGCCCGGCAGCGCGGAGTATGAGGCGGCGGCGGCCCGGTATGGGCATGTGACGGACCTGATGCACGCCCACGACATCTACACGCTCGACTACCAGGTGGGAACGGTGCTGGGAGGCCTGGGCTTTGGACGTGAGGACTGGGAGCGTAGAACCGAAGAGTTTTCAGGTGGCTGGCAGATGCGCATCGCGCTGGCCAAGCTGCTGCTGGAGAAGCCGTCGCTGCTACTGCTGGATGAGCCGACCAATCACCTGGACCTAGAAACCCGCAACTGGCTTGAGGACTACCTGCGGAATTACGAGAATGCTTTTGTACTCATCTCGCATGACCGTTACTTTCTCGATCAGACCGTCAGCAAGACGACAGAGCTATGGAACAAGAAGGCCCACTTCTACTTCGGCAACTATGAGAAGTATCTGAAGCAGAAGGAGGAGCGCCGCACCCAGATCATGAGCGCTTACAAGAATCAGCAGGATCGCATCCAGGATCTTGAGGCGTTCATCAACCGCTTCCGCGCCCAGGCGACCAAGGCCAAGCAGGTGCAGTCTCGCATCAAGGAGCTGGAGAAGATTGAGCGCATCGAGGTTCCGGAGGAAGAGGCGACGATCCACTTCTCCATCCCTCAGCCCCCCGCCAGCGGCCGCACCGTCATCGAGGTCAACAACCTGACCAAGATCTATCCGACGCGCGACGGGCTGGGCACCAAGACGATCCTCAAGGACGTCAGCTTTTCCATCGATCGCGGGGACCGAATCGCGCTCGTGGGAGCTAACGGCGCGGGCAAATCCACCCTCATTCGCATGTTGAGCCAGTTGGAGGATCCGACGAGCGGTGAGATCAAACTCGGTCATAACGTTCTGGCCGACTATTTCGCGCAGGATCAGTACAAGGTTCTCGACGGAGCGGCAAAGATGCTGGACGACATCAGCGGTATTGCGCCGAAGGTGCCGGTGGTGGAGTTGCGGAGCCTGCTCGGGTGCTTCATGTTCTCCGGCGACGACGTCTTCAAGACGCTCGGGGTGCTGAGCGGTGGAGAGCGCAATCGGTACGCCATGGCGAAGATGCTCGTCTCGCCGGCCAACATGCTGCTGCTGGACGAGCCGACCAACCACTTGGATCTCCGGGCTAAGGACGTTCTGCTGGATGCGATCCGCAAGTTCTCGGGCACCGTGCTGTTCGTCTCGCATGACCGCTACTTTATCGACGGCCTGGCGACGCGTGTGTTTGAGGTCGAAGACAAACGCGTCCACGTCTACCCCGGCAACTATGAGGACTATCTATGGCGTAAGCAGGGCGGCCCGGAGAAGGTGCAGTCATCCTTCACCGCACCTAAGCCTGAGCCGGTGGCTGTTCCCGTAGCTTCCGTTGTCGTCGAAGCGAAGAAGCCGGCTGTGAAGAAGCTCAACCCGATCAAGCTGAAGCTGCTCGAAGACGAAGTCTCCGCCGCAGAAGAAGCAATCGGGGAGTGGGAGCGGCGGATTGAAGCCGCGGAAGCCAAGCTGGGCGTCTTCACCACGGCGGACGAGCAGCAGCGTGGGTCGGCGGAGCTGGACCGTCTGAGAACCGAGCACGCCGAGTTGCTGGCCGTCTGGGAGAAGCTGGGAATGGAGTTGGAGGAGCAGCGGGACTAA
- a CDS encoding LOG family protein, translating to MPENSSKPNAPDPLARAPLAYEDLDFLNSPDARMIRILSEYQEPLVRFRRERIEDTVVFFGSARFRARSVADQNLELLENTGSAAAAPEPEQPATPEQIAAGDASALKLSLAHSAVEMSRYYEDARTLACKIATWAKTLPGPRHRFVITSGGGPGIMEAANRGAWDAGAKTIGLNIKLPFEQYPNAYISPELNFEFSYFFMRKFWFAYLAKALVVFPGGFGTIDEMFELLTLVQTHKLAKDLPVVIYGSEYWKSVLNLELLAAKGAIAQKDLDLFQFADTPDEAFAILQPALAAAVADDATDHPPADPAPTAQQTLGPDITKTRP from the coding sequence ATGCCGGAAAACTCTTCCAAACCGAACGCCCCCGACCCATTGGCCCGCGCACCGCTCGCCTACGAAGACCTGGACTTCCTCAACTCGCCGGATGCACGCATGATCCGCATCCTGTCCGAGTACCAGGAGCCCCTGGTCCGTTTCCGACGCGAGCGCATCGAGGATACCGTCGTTTTCTTCGGCTCAGCCCGTTTCCGCGCCCGCTCCGTGGCCGATCAAAACCTGGAACTGCTGGAGAACACAGGCTCGGCTGCCGCCGCGCCCGAGCCCGAGCAGCCGGCCACGCCGGAGCAGATCGCAGCGGGAGACGCCTCCGCCCTAAAGCTCTCGTTGGCCCACTCGGCGGTCGAGATGTCCCGATACTACGAGGACGCCCGCACCCTGGCCTGCAAGATCGCAACCTGGGCCAAGACGCTACCCGGTCCGCGCCACCGTTTCGTCATCACCTCCGGCGGCGGGCCCGGCATCATGGAGGCGGCTAACCGTGGAGCCTGGGACGCTGGCGCGAAGACCATCGGCCTCAACATCAAGCTGCCCTTCGAGCAGTATCCGAACGCCTACATCTCCCCGGAACTCAACTTCGAGTTCAGCTACTTTTTCATGAGGAAGTTCTGGTTCGCTTACCTGGCCAAGGCGCTGGTGGTCTTCCCCGGCGGATTCGGGACCATCGACGAGATGTTCGAGCTGCTGACGCTGGTGCAGACGCACAAGCTCGCCAAAGATCTCCCCGTCGTCATCTACGGGTCCGAGTACTGGAAGTCCGTCCTGAACTTGGAACTGCTGGCGGCCAAGGGAGCCATCGCCCAGAAGGATCTTGACCTGTTCCAGTTTGCAGACACCCCCGACGAGGCGTTCGCGATCCTGCAACCGGCGCTGGCGGCAGCGGTCGCTGACGACGCGACCGATCATCCCCCAGCCGATCCCGCGCCGACGGCCCAGCAGACACTCGGTCCCGATATCACCAAGACCCGCCCCTGA
- a CDS encoding DUF2147 domain-containing protein encodes MGAATLGAQAPDKTGVLGDWQEPGGGVLEVYKCGSQEICVKLRMLAADTPAKVDGHNPDPALRTQSLCDLRVGYEFKLTDPDHADGGKLYDPKSGKTYSGTMSTEGDKLRLRGYVGIKLFGRTEVWKRAGAFHGCLK; translated from the coding sequence TTGGGTGCAGCGACTCTGGGCGCGCAGGCACCGGATAAGACAGGTGTGCTGGGTGATTGGCAGGAGCCGGGCGGCGGGGTGCTGGAGGTCTATAAGTGCGGCTCGCAGGAGATATGCGTGAAGCTCAGGATGCTCGCAGCCGATACGCCAGCCAAGGTCGACGGTCATAATCCAGATCCCGCCCTCCGGACCCAGTCCCTCTGCGACCTGCGCGTGGGCTATGAGTTCAAGCTGACTGACCCGGACCACGCCGACGGCGGCAAACTCTATGATCCCAAATCCGGGAAGACCTATAGCGGCACCATGTCCACGGAAGGCGACAAGCTTCGGCTGCGCGGGTATGTGGGCATCAAGTTGTTCGGACGCACGGAGGTCTGGAAGCGGGCCGGTGCGTTTCATGGGTGTTTGAAGTAA
- the hemL gene encoding glutamate-1-semialdehyde 2,1-aminomutase: MRVMEKSRQLQVRAAGLLPGGVDSPVRAFRAVGGDPPFVKRAEGAYLWDVDGNKYLDFFGSWGPMILGHAFEPVVEAIKEAVGRGASFGASHADEANLAELVTRCFPSVQRLRFVSSGTEACMSAIRLARGFTGRKFVIKFEGCYHGHADALLVKAGSGIATLGIPGSAGVPEETAMHTLALPYNDLSAVETAFALHPGQIACVIVEPVVGNAGTIIPAEGYLAGLRRITQEHGALLILDEVMTGFRLSLGGAQELYDVKPDLTTLGKIIGGGLPCGAFGGRADVMEFLAPLGPVYQAGTLSGNPLAMAAGIATVGHLIANEAAVYSQLEHVTKAVAEGVVEIAAAAGVRLTMNRVGSMFTWFFTDQPVRNFADAATSDSAAFGNFHRGMMEAGVWLPPSQYEAAFIGTAHGEVEVEMALAAARKVF; encoded by the coding sequence ATGCGGGTGATGGAGAAGTCGAGACAGTTGCAGGTTCGCGCGGCGGGATTGCTGCCGGGCGGCGTGGATTCACCGGTGCGTGCGTTTCGTGCAGTGGGCGGCGATCCGCCGTTCGTCAAACGGGCGGAGGGCGCTTATCTGTGGGACGTCGATGGGAACAAATACCTGGACTTCTTCGGCTCCTGGGGGCCAATGATCCTGGGCCATGCGTTTGAGCCGGTGGTGGAGGCGATCAAGGAGGCTGTGGGTCGCGGGGCGAGCTTCGGGGCCAGCCATGCCGATGAGGCGAACCTTGCCGAACTGGTGACGCGCTGCTTCCCCAGCGTGCAACGGCTGCGCTTTGTCAGCTCGGGCACAGAGGCGTGCATGTCTGCGATCCGGCTGGCGCGTGGGTTTACGGGGCGAAAGTTCGTCATCAAATTTGAAGGCTGCTATCACGGTCATGCGGATGCTCTGCTGGTGAAGGCAGGATCTGGCATTGCGACGCTGGGGATTCCGGGTTCTGCCGGCGTGCCGGAAGAGACCGCCATGCACACGCTGGCGTTGCCATACAACGATTTGTCGGCGGTGGAGACGGCGTTCGCGTTGCATCCGGGGCAGATCGCCTGCGTGATTGTGGAGCCGGTGGTAGGGAATGCCGGGACGATCATCCCCGCAGAAGGCTATCTTGCTGGCCTGCGGAGGATTACGCAGGAGCATGGTGCGCTACTGATCCTGGATGAGGTGATGACGGGGTTTCGGCTCTCGCTGGGCGGGGCGCAGGAGCTTTACGACGTAAAGCCGGACCTGACGACGCTGGGCAAGATTATCGGCGGCGGACTGCCGTGCGGAGCGTTCGGTGGACGTGCGGATGTGATGGAGTTTCTCGCACCGCTGGGGCCTGTGTATCAGGCCGGAACGCTGAGCGGGAATCCGCTGGCGATGGCTGCGGGAATCGCCACCGTGGGCCATCTGATCGCGAATGAAGCGGCTGTCTACAGCCAGCTTGAGCATGTCACGAAGGCGGTCGCGGAGGGCGTGGTGGAGATCGCTGCTGCGGCGGGCGTGAGGCTCACGATGAACCGTGTGGGGTCCATGTTTACGTGGTTCTTCACGGATCAGCCGGTGCGGAACTTTGCTGACGCTGCCACGTCGGATTCAGCTGCCTTCGGCAACTTCCACCGCGGCATGATGGAGGCTGGCGTGTGGCTGCCGCCCAGCCAATATGAGGCGGCGTTTATCGGCACCGCGCATGGTGAGGTTGAGGTTGAGATGGCGCTGGCTGCCGCTAGAAAGGTGTTTTAG
- the purM gene encoding phosphoribosylformylglycinamidine cyclo-ligase encodes MPDDNAQATPAEPKKAKSISYADAGVDITSGDRAKQRIKMLARKTFNKQVLSEIGGFGGLFALDLAKYPEPVLVSSADGVGTKLKVAFELGIHHTVGADLVNHCVNDIAVQGATPLFFLDYLATGRLENDVVETVVRGISEACRANGCALIGGETAQMPGFYADGEYDLAGTIIGAVNRPNIITGEGIEAGDVLLGLPSNGLHTNGYSLARKLLFEVAKYGPEHYVNELKDKAGAALMRTHRSYLSVIKKLTAQPEMVRGMAHITGGGITENLPRILPKGLDAVIDLSAWTPPPLFEHLQHLGNVDRDEMFRTFNMGIGLIAVIPAEQVKKAKAILNRANERHCIIGRIVTRGTRKVVYN; translated from the coding sequence TTGCCGGACGACAACGCCCAAGCCACACCCGCAGAACCGAAGAAAGCCAAGTCCATCTCCTACGCCGATGCCGGCGTCGACATCACCTCCGGCGACCGCGCCAAGCAGCGTATCAAGATGCTCGCGCGCAAGACCTTCAACAAGCAGGTCCTGTCGGAGATCGGCGGTTTCGGCGGCCTTTTTGCCCTCGATCTCGCCAAATATCCCGAGCCGGTCTTGGTCTCGAGCGCGGACGGCGTCGGCACCAAGCTCAAGGTCGCCTTCGAGCTCGGAATCCATCACACCGTAGGCGCGGACCTGGTCAACCACTGCGTCAACGACATCGCCGTCCAGGGCGCGACGCCGCTCTTCTTCCTCGACTACCTGGCCACCGGCCGGCTGGAAAACGATGTCGTCGAGACCGTCGTCCGCGGCATCTCAGAGGCCTGCCGCGCCAACGGCTGCGCTCTCATCGGCGGCGAAACCGCCCAGATGCCCGGCTTCTACGCCGACGGCGAGTACGACCTGGCCGGCACCATCATCGGCGCCGTCAACCGCCCCAACATCATCACGGGTGAGGGAATCGAGGCGGGTGACGTCCTGCTCGGTTTACCCTCGAACGGCCTCCACACCAACGGTTATTCGCTCGCCCGGAAGCTCCTCTTCGAGGTCGCCAAGTACGGCCCCGAGCACTACGTCAACGAGCTCAAGGACAAGGCCGGCGCAGCCCTCATGCGCACGCATCGCAGCTATCTCAGCGTGATCAAGAAGCTCACCGCACAGCCCGAGATGGTTCGCGGCATGGCCCACATCACTGGCGGCGGCATCACGGAGAATCTCCCGCGCATCCTGCCCAAGGGGCTCGACGCGGTAATCGATCTTTCCGCCTGGACCCCGCCGCCGCTCTTCGAGCACCTGCAGCACCTGGGCAACGTGGATCGCGACGAAATGTTCCGCACCTTCAACATGGGCATCGGTCTAATCGCGGTCATTCCCGCCGAGCAGGTCAAGAAGGCCAAGGCGATCCTCAACCGTGCGAACGAGCGCCATTGCATCATCGGGCGGATCGTCACGCGGGGCACACGCAAGGTCGTCTACAACTAG
- a CDS encoding nucleotidyltransferase family protein — protein sequence MTKEDILGILRAHEAELKAAGLMHLRLFGSVARDENTAESDVDLLFDSDDSDLHNTLRAYGFEDDLSRILGVRAHLSSLTYMRPEIKHQVLPETIDVF from the coding sequence ATGACCAAAGAGGACATCCTCGGCATTCTGCGTGCACATGAGGCGGAGCTCAAGGCTGCCGGCCTTATGCATCTGCGCCTCTTTGGATCTGTGGCTCGGGATGAGAACACCGCCGAATCCGACGTCGACCTTCTCTTCGACAGTGACGACTCGGACTTACACAATACACTCCGCGCCTATGGCTTTGAAGATGACCTGAGCCGCATTCTCGGCGTTAGGGCGCATCTCAGCTCCCTGACCTATATGCGCCCGGAGATCAAACACCAGGTACTGCCTGAGACCATCGATGTCTTCTAG